A part of Melittangium boletus DSM 14713 genomic DNA contains:
- a CDS encoding aldo/keto reductase, which produces MPLHHYVTLGRSGLRVSPLCLGAMTFGDDFGWGSNIQDTQAIIDRYLALSGNFIDTANIYTLGHSERILGDHLGRDPSKRDRVVLATKFFGNLTPGDPNGGGAGAKALLASTHESLRRLRTDYIDLLWMHCHDQHTPIEETMRALDDLVRAGKVRYIGFSDTPAWKTAQAQLIAHFRGWTPLIALQIEYSLIERTVEGELIPMARELGLGVTPWSPLKGGVLSGKYTRENAGQVKAARGAWTESALTERAYAIIDVLQRVAKETDSTPAHVALAWVQNRPGVTSTIIGARTMQQLESNLAALDVKLTPEQTAALDAVSQPTLNFPAGFLQGAPTFMHGGITVNGISAPPSTLLVRKEPRK; this is translated from the coding sequence ATGCCCCTCCACCACTATGTCACCCTGGGTCGCTCCGGCCTGCGCGTCAGCCCCCTGTGCCTCGGAGCCATGACCTTCGGGGACGACTTCGGCTGGGGCTCGAACATCCAGGACACCCAGGCCATCATCGACCGCTACCTGGCTCTGAGTGGCAACTTCATCGACACGGCGAACATCTACACCCTGGGCCACTCCGAGCGCATCCTCGGAGACCACCTGGGGAGGGACCCGTCCAAGCGGGACCGGGTCGTCCTGGCCACCAAGTTCTTCGGCAACCTGACGCCGGGAGACCCCAACGGAGGGGGTGCGGGCGCCAAGGCGCTCCTGGCCTCCACCCACGAGTCCCTGCGTCGCCTACGCACGGACTACATCGACCTCTTGTGGATGCACTGCCACGACCAGCACACGCCCATCGAGGAGACGATGCGCGCCCTGGATGACCTCGTGCGAGCGGGCAAGGTGCGCTACATCGGCTTCTCCGACACGCCCGCGTGGAAGACGGCCCAGGCGCAGCTCATCGCGCACTTCCGCGGCTGGACGCCGCTCATCGCCCTTCAAATCGAATACTCGCTCATCGAGCGCACCGTGGAGGGCGAGCTGATTCCCATGGCGCGCGAGCTAGGACTGGGCGTCACCCCCTGGAGCCCGCTCAAGGGCGGGGTGCTCAGCGGCAAGTACACGCGGGAGAACGCGGGACAGGTGAAGGCCGCCCGGGGCGCCTGGACCGAGTCCGCCCTCACCGAGCGCGCCTACGCCATCATCGACGTGCTGCAGCGCGTGGCGAAGGAGACCGACAGCACGCCGGCCCACGTGGCGCTCGCCTGGGTGCAGAACCGTCCGGGCGTCACCTCCACCATCATCGGCGCGCGCACGATGCAGCAGTTGGAAAGCAACCTGGCCGCCCTGGACGTGAAGCTCACCCCCGAGCAGACCGCCGCGCTCGACGCCGTCTCCCAGCCCACGCTGAACTTCCCCGCCGGCTTCCTCCAGGGCGCGCCCACCTTCATGCACGGCGGCATCACCGTGAACGGCATCAGCGCTCCGCCCTCGACCCTGCTCGTGAGGAAGGAGCCGCGGAAATAA